The Verrucomicrobium spinosum DSM 4136 = JCM 18804 genome includes a region encoding these proteins:
- the vccC gene encoding Verru_Chthon cassette protein C yields the protein MNPVSPSPSCYRGAAFTLVEVLLSITVLSLIMTLLVNTLTVTQRVYTGAQSRVEQFREARVAFESITRRLSQATLNTYWDYNDPNAPTRYVRQSELHFICGPSATLLNQSGLGPKLGHAVFFQAPMGVADDQTYRELNSSLNSWGFYLSFEEDTQLGTKPSFLGTRLNPRRRCRLMEFRQPTERLQVYAPPGGAPSGFKGMNTAPFAATTAWYNNPELVRDTSVTPALLQSRPLAENVIALVFSPRSPVPSGISSAKDHDIAPDYSYDSRRFLSDPASPVASVSRHQLPPTVQVTMVALDEASASRYEREGGSTAELVNAVWFKEATQYEADLQALTARLSSLKLDHQVFTTTVSIRSAKWSTNR from the coding sequence ATGAACCCTGTGTCGCCATCTCCCTCCTGCTACCGCGGGGCCGCCTTCACCCTGGTGGAGGTGCTGCTCAGCATCACCGTGTTGAGTCTTATCATGACCTTGCTGGTCAACACCCTGACCGTGACCCAGCGGGTGTACACCGGGGCGCAGTCCCGGGTGGAGCAGTTCCGTGAAGCCCGGGTGGCGTTTGAGTCCATCACCCGCCGTCTCAGCCAGGCCACTCTCAACACTTACTGGGATTACAATGATCCCAACGCCCCCACCCGGTATGTGCGCCAGTCCGAGTTGCACTTCATCTGCGGTCCGTCAGCCACGTTGCTCAACCAGTCCGGCCTGGGGCCCAAGCTGGGGCATGCTGTCTTTTTTCAAGCTCCGATGGGAGTTGCTGACGACCAGACCTACCGTGAGCTCAACAGCAGCCTTAATTCCTGGGGATTCTATCTGAGCTTTGAGGAGGACACCCAGTTGGGCACGAAGCCGTCTTTCCTGGGCACCCGGCTCAATCCACGACGTCGCTGTCGGCTGATGGAGTTCCGCCAGCCCACCGAGCGGCTTCAGGTGTATGCGCCGCCTGGCGGAGCGCCCTCCGGATTCAAGGGCATGAACACGGCTCCCTTTGCTGCGACCACCGCCTGGTACAACAATCCGGAACTCGTGCGGGACACCAGCGTCACACCGGCGCTGCTGCAAAGCCGTCCCCTGGCCGAGAACGTCATCGCGCTGGTGTTCAGCCCGCGCAGTCCGGTGCCATCCGGCATCAGCAGCGCGAAGGATCACGACATCGCTCCAGACTATTCCTACGACTCCCGTCGTTTTCTTTCGGATCCAGCGTCACCGGTTGCTTCCGTTTCGCGGCACCAGCTCCCTCCCACCGTGCAGGTGACCATGGTGGCTCTGGACGAGGCTTCCGCATCCCGCTACGAGAGGGAGGGCGGATCCACCGCGGAACTCGTGAATGCTGTATGGTTTAAGGAAGCAACCCAATACGAAGCCGACCTGCAGGCACTCACCGCACGTCTGTCCTCGCTGAAGCTGGATCACCAGGTCTTCACGACCACGGTGTCCATCCGCTCGGCCAAATGGAGCACCAACCGCTGA
- the vccA gene encoding Verru_Chthon cassette protein A produces the protein MQPSRPASFKRTSRRGIALIMVLMVLVLITVLVVGFLSLVTTERQASSGYAEGNRSRMLSDSAINLVIGQIRQATETLNADPANPKTWASQPGMIRVYGSTGGAGNGRTPLSAAYKLYSSDQMRVTTFGQSEANAEAPPASWSAQRALYTDLNEPVEAQGRKHYPILEPPAVGEVEGYEVVNAPGTGGSEPVMPVKWLYLLRDGTVAAAKPVAGSDSKVTVAGASADNPVVGRLAFWTDDESSKVNINTASEGVFWDIPRANTVAERRLGNYLPARNEFQRYPGHPATTSLSVVLGKYFTSGGGSTTGNTTDGTSQYGLYYDLAPRVATGGSLDGTRTPSGAMVITKDQDRLYATVDEYFFKNAALANGRREVSSARLNPEVLAKTQFFLTAQSRAPEVTLFNTPRISLWPLQAVQPAGSTTARNAYDKLIAFCTSLGKDKALPATYPADQATGYSYAFQRKQVCKLLDSGSGNMAGWTSGNPTADYAQITRNQTLYAYLQRLTGREIPGFGQSFLAKYPNDRDQILTECFDYTRSLVNAISTPRKNLTPHYSYSPHYMAFGTVSPTKIGSTMGQGRFFTIAQAALLFYPTEVDVNPTDTTDVQTRKMRARLIIQPYCVSPGASAFNQAFRVRVTGMGGFQADSANLGLNAASSGNSLNMTFNEGYYASGSDFGPANKTALPTFNAQFFASSAAGVSRPHAAGSGANQFDVWASVADIDVAGKQTFTFTGGTITVEVFPPDYSAVVQTLKIELPGQTLPVPKRTGGLQDAGKQAVSGTPNRYTLDYRNRFVASFANQNTADSLYGRGEKFATILMDNMIYPGDTVHAAAVNPAGKARGDLRMIAYRSDVTADYFASQPNRNGASLRVGVWTNKGQFRKSWTEYFKNSEAGGKLVANLSYPETAVPMVPPGLNGALNQYDAPGDWDTGYDLQEDGPYVNKADEASTTLGYFNRGTGLGYVSAGGESGGYGSQGSEVDNITYSPNRQIASAVMFGSLPTGVNGKTAGRPEPWQTLLFTPQPAAGTQHYGLRFPQDHLWLDLFWMPIVEPYAISEPFSTAGKINMNYEIMPFRHVKRRTALHALLKGTSMTAIPDAEVGNYKAQTGTTYAANYRLEIDPDHLNGTLKGFENRFASGDIFRSASEICTISLVPRTNVGPPSYPAASYSTMETWWESHRLTGDNLRESPYNQLYPRLTTRSNTYNIHLRVQSLRKSRAGDPSEWDEDLDLVGSEYRGSCLIERYVDPNDPELPDFASPNDLNANGTADNEETLDQYYQYRIVQRRQFSP, from the coding sequence ATGCAGCCATCACGTCCTGCCTCCTTTAAAAGAACATCTCGTCGCGGGATTGCGCTGATCATGGTGTTGATGGTGCTGGTGCTCATCACGGTGTTGGTGGTGGGGTTCCTCTCGCTGGTGACCACGGAGCGCCAGGCGTCATCAGGGTATGCAGAAGGCAATCGCTCCCGCATGCTCTCGGACTCGGCGATCAATCTGGTCATTGGTCAGATCCGGCAGGCCACGGAGACGCTGAATGCCGATCCGGCCAACCCTAAAACCTGGGCCTCCCAGCCTGGAATGATCCGGGTGTATGGCAGCACTGGCGGGGCGGGCAATGGCCGCACCCCATTGAGCGCCGCCTACAAGCTCTACTCATCAGACCAGATGCGGGTCACCACCTTCGGCCAATCGGAGGCAAATGCAGAGGCGCCGCCTGCCAGTTGGTCCGCGCAGCGGGCCTTGTACACCGACCTGAATGAGCCGGTGGAAGCCCAGGGGCGCAAGCACTACCCGATCCTTGAGCCTCCCGCGGTGGGAGAGGTGGAGGGGTACGAGGTGGTCAACGCTCCAGGCACTGGGGGCAGTGAGCCCGTCATGCCCGTGAAGTGGCTCTACCTGCTCCGTGATGGAACGGTGGCTGCTGCCAAACCTGTAGCGGGCTCCGACTCCAAAGTAACAGTCGCGGGGGCCAGCGCTGACAATCCCGTGGTGGGACGCCTGGCGTTCTGGACAGATGATGAATCCTCCAAGGTCAACATCAACACCGCGAGTGAAGGTGTCTTTTGGGACATCCCACGGGCCAATACCGTGGCGGAGCGCCGGCTGGGCAACTATCTGCCGGCGCGGAATGAATTCCAGCGCTACCCCGGGCACCCGGCGACCACGAGCCTGAGTGTGGTTCTTGGAAAGTACTTCACCTCAGGTGGTGGGTCCACCACCGGCAACACCACGGACGGAACCTCCCAGTATGGCCTCTACTACGATCTCGCCCCTCGCGTGGCCACCGGCGGCTCGCTGGATGGCACACGCACGCCCTCCGGTGCGATGGTGATCACCAAGGATCAGGACCGCCTCTATGCCACGGTGGATGAGTACTTCTTCAAGAATGCTGCGCTTGCCAATGGGCGGCGGGAGGTCAGCAGTGCGCGCCTGAACCCCGAGGTGCTGGCCAAGACCCAGTTCTTCCTCACCGCCCAGAGCCGGGCCCCGGAGGTGACCCTCTTCAATACACCCCGCATCAGCCTCTGGCCGCTACAGGCGGTCCAGCCCGCCGGGAGCACGACCGCCCGCAATGCGTATGACAAGCTCATCGCCTTCTGCACGAGCCTGGGCAAGGACAAGGCGCTGCCTGCCACCTACCCGGCTGACCAGGCCACCGGTTATTCCTATGCCTTCCAGCGGAAGCAGGTGTGCAAGCTCCTGGACAGCGGCAGCGGCAACATGGCCGGATGGACCAGCGGAAACCCCACGGCAGACTATGCCCAGATAACCCGCAACCAGACGCTCTACGCCTATCTTCAGCGGCTCACAGGCAGGGAGATTCCTGGCTTTGGGCAGAGCTTTCTCGCGAAGTATCCCAATGATCGCGACCAGATCCTGACCGAGTGCTTCGACTACACGCGCAGCCTGGTGAATGCCATCTCCACGCCACGGAAGAATCTCACGCCGCACTATTCCTATTCACCCCACTACATGGCGTTTGGGACGGTGTCCCCCACCAAGATAGGTTCCACCATGGGGCAGGGCCGCTTCTTCACCATTGCCCAAGCAGCCCTGCTTTTTTATCCCACAGAGGTGGATGTGAATCCGACAGACACTACGGATGTGCAGACCCGGAAAATGAGAGCCCGGCTCATCATCCAGCCGTATTGCGTCTCGCCAGGTGCCAGTGCGTTCAACCAGGCCTTCCGCGTGCGCGTCACCGGAATGGGGGGCTTTCAGGCAGACTCGGCCAATCTCGGGCTGAATGCTGCGTCATCAGGCAACTCACTCAATATGACGTTCAACGAAGGTTACTATGCGAGTGGATCGGACTTTGGCCCCGCAAACAAGACCGCGTTGCCCACCTTCAACGCGCAGTTTTTCGCATCATCTGCAGCGGGCGTGAGTCGTCCGCATGCTGCCGGCTCGGGGGCGAACCAGTTCGACGTGTGGGCCTCGGTGGCGGACATTGATGTGGCGGGCAAGCAGACGTTTACATTCACGGGCGGCACCATCACCGTCGAAGTCTTCCCGCCAGATTATTCGGCAGTGGTTCAGACGTTGAAGATCGAGCTTCCCGGTCAGACGCTGCCCGTCCCCAAGCGTACTGGTGGACTGCAGGACGCAGGCAAACAAGCGGTGTCCGGAACGCCCAACCGGTACACGCTCGACTACCGCAACCGCTTTGTCGCAAGCTTTGCCAACCAGAACACGGCGGACTCCCTGTATGGCCGGGGGGAGAAGTTCGCCACCATCCTGATGGACAACATGATTTATCCCGGCGACACCGTGCATGCTGCGGCGGTGAACCCGGCAGGAAAAGCGAGGGGCGACCTGCGGATGATTGCCTACCGGTCCGATGTGACGGCGGACTACTTCGCTTCACAACCCAACCGCAACGGCGCGAGCCTGCGCGTGGGAGTCTGGACAAACAAGGGTCAGTTTCGCAAAAGCTGGACGGAGTATTTCAAAAACTCAGAGGCTGGCGGCAAGCTGGTCGCCAATCTGAGCTACCCCGAGACCGCCGTGCCGATGGTCCCTCCCGGACTCAATGGTGCGTTGAACCAGTACGACGCACCGGGTGACTGGGACACGGGCTACGACCTCCAGGAAGACGGCCCCTATGTGAACAAGGCCGATGAAGCCTCGACAACCCTTGGCTACTTCAATCGGGGCACAGGTCTTGGTTACGTCTCCGCAGGTGGGGAGTCCGGCGGGTATGGCAGCCAGGGTTCTGAGGTGGACAACATCACGTACTCGCCCAACCGGCAGATCGCCTCCGCAGTGATGTTCGGCTCACTGCCCACCGGGGTGAATGGCAAGACTGCGGGCAGGCCAGAACCCTGGCAGACGTTGCTCTTCACCCCACAGCCTGCGGCAGGCACCCAGCACTATGGTCTCCGCTTCCCGCAGGATCATCTGTGGCTGGACCTCTTCTGGATGCCCATTGTGGAGCCCTATGCCATCAGCGAGCCCTTCTCCACGGCCGGCAAGATCAACATGAACTATGAGATCATGCCCTTCCGGCATGTGAAACGTCGCACGGCCCTGCATGCCCTGCTCAAGGGCACGAGCATGACAGCCATCCCGGATGCAGAGGTGGGCAACTACAAAGCCCAAACCGGCACGACCTACGCAGCAAACTACCGTCTGGAGATTGATCCCGATCACCTCAACGGCACGCTCAAGGGGTTTGAGAACCGGTTCGCGTCTGGAGACATCTTCCGTTCCGCCTCAGAGATTTGCACCATCTCCCTCGTGCCCAGGACGAATGTGGGACCGCCGTCGTATCCAGCCGCCAGCTACAGCACCATGGAGACCTGGTGGGAGAGCCATCGTCTCACAGGTGACAATCTGCGTGAATCTCCTTATAACCAGCTTTATCCCCGCCTCACCACCCGGTCGAACACCTACAACATTCATCTGCGGGTGCAGTCCCTCAGGAAGAGCCGGGCGGGTGATCCGTCGGAATGGGATGAAGACCTCGACCTGGTGGGCAGCGAGTACCGGGGCTCCTGCCTGATCGAGCGCTATGTGGATCCGAATGATCCTGAGCTGCCTGACTTCGCCTCGCCCAATGACCTCAACGCCAATGGCACCGCGGACAACGAGGAGACTCTGGATCAATACTACCAGTACCGCATTGTGCAACGCCGCCAGTTCTCTCCATGA
- a CDS encoding beta strand repeat-containing protein, giving the protein MIHPLRFRPDPVFRAGLLALSAFALFGSLKTAHAQWSGAAGNGIYNDVNNWTGGSINGAFTTVAPPASLLFDADITTSINIQIDTAGAGTTLAGSGGTRTITLNGNLQASGTGVDTTITIANSLILDLNGATRTFGNTSTTGVWNIDAKITGNAGVILGGGTGTVNLNNTANDFTGNVTFNRRGGNFTSIADAGVASALGAGSSITVNDGVSFGSLNYTGGAASSNRSWTWNNGGSSYAFNQNGSGTLTLTGNWNFTSGTAITFGINASTADLVLEGVINGNDNFTFGGAAVKSLKGVNTFSGTVTLNAGTLEFNSVADSGTASALGQGTIINAGNAAAAVTLRYSGTEAGGHSTNRTLNLSGTAGSGVTLEANGTGALKFTADSTATGAGAKTLTLGGTSATGVQNEFQGAIVNGSGTTSVTKTGSNEWTISGTNTYTGLTTVSGGTLTVKGDQSAATGGYLLNASTASALDFASGATINAIAGKSISVATGASVNLTLSSAATVTNAGTLSLGRGALLNMTAGTWAQSGALSVTGNGGFNGRLSITGGVFTYTGSSASIGFDGSTGSLVAVSGTGELRFQGTGDVAVGRGVVSASSNVAGEITVGAGGTVVTQQKFVQNVEEGRINLSGGTVKLSANLADFSDNLALVLSTATATRFDTNGFTTAIDDVISGTGVGGLDKQGTGNLKLSGGNTYTGGTRVSGGMLTANHVNALGSGAVTITSGVSLKVGDGAAGQQLVFGSTLVNDGSILMDLFSTSGSSGLDTASSDYLTFNGAFSGDLGNITLTNLSGSEAFAVGAKFHLVDWSAVTAGIAERSFSFSYDSSFAGLGSAYTFDESSFLSGGYITVAAVPEPGKAVLLLLGGLGILRRRRLQKQGAC; this is encoded by the coding sequence ATGATCCATCCCCTTCGATTCCGACCCGATCCCGTATTTCGTGCCGGCCTGCTGGCCCTCTCCGCTTTCGCCTTGTTCGGCTCATTGAAGACTGCCCATGCCCAATGGAGCGGCGCGGCAGGAAATGGCATCTACAATGACGTCAACAACTGGACGGGCGGCTCCATCAACGGGGCCTTCACGACAGTGGCACCTCCCGCCTCGCTGCTCTTCGATGCGGACATCACCACCAGCATCAACATCCAGATCGACACCGCCGGCGCTGGCACGACCCTCGCTGGCAGCGGCGGCACGCGTACCATCACGCTCAATGGCAATCTACAGGCCAGCGGCACCGGGGTGGATACCACCATCACGATCGCGAACTCGCTCATTCTGGATCTGAACGGGGCCACACGCACCTTCGGGAACACCTCGACGACGGGTGTCTGGAACATTGACGCCAAGATCACGGGCAATGCAGGGGTCATCCTGGGTGGTGGCACCGGGACGGTGAACCTCAACAACACGGCCAATGACTTCACGGGCAACGTGACTTTCAACCGTCGCGGAGGCAATTTCACGTCCATCGCGGATGCGGGTGTGGCCAGCGCCCTGGGAGCGGGTTCCTCCATCACGGTCAATGACGGGGTCAGTTTCGGGTCGCTCAACTATACAGGTGGAGCCGCCTCATCGAATCGCAGTTGGACCTGGAACAATGGCGGCAGCAGCTATGCGTTCAACCAGAATGGCTCAGGTACCCTGACGCTGACCGGAAACTGGAATTTCACGAGCGGCACTGCCATCACTTTTGGGATCAATGCCAGCACGGCGGATCTGGTGCTGGAAGGAGTGATCAATGGCAATGACAACTTCACCTTCGGAGGCGCAGCCGTAAAGTCACTCAAAGGGGTGAATACCTTCTCGGGCACCGTCACCCTGAATGCCGGGACGCTTGAGTTCAATTCGGTGGCGGACTCCGGCACGGCAAGCGCCCTGGGTCAGGGGACCATCATCAACGCTGGCAATGCGGCGGCGGCGGTGACGCTGCGCTATTCTGGCACAGAGGCTGGGGGACACTCCACCAACCGGACCCTCAATCTCAGTGGCACGGCGGGTTCAGGGGTGACGTTGGAGGCCAACGGCACTGGCGCGCTGAAGTTCACGGCCGACTCCACCGCAACCGGCGCTGGTGCGAAGACGCTGACACTGGGCGGCACCAGTGCCACTGGCGTGCAGAACGAGTTCCAAGGAGCGATTGTGAATGGTAGCGGCACGACGAGCGTGACCAAGACCGGGAGCAATGAATGGACGATCTCAGGCACCAACACGTACACGGGGCTGACCACCGTGAGCGGCGGTACCCTGACGGTGAAAGGAGATCAGAGTGCTGCGACGGGCGGCTATCTGCTCAATGCAAGCACTGCTTCCGCCTTGGATTTCGCCAGCGGGGCGACCATCAACGCCATTGCGGGCAAGAGCATCTCGGTGGCGACGGGTGCCAGCGTCAACCTTACTCTGAGCTCGGCGGCCACTGTGACCAATGCGGGCACATTGAGCCTTGGGCGCGGCGCATTGTTGAATATGACCGCAGGCACCTGGGCCCAGAGTGGTGCGCTCAGTGTGACGGGCAACGGCGGCTTCAATGGACGGCTGTCAATCACCGGAGGTGTCTTCACCTACACAGGCTCGAGTGCTTCGATCGGGTTCGATGGTTCCACGGGATCCCTGGTCGCTGTCTCTGGTACGGGTGAGCTGCGCTTTCAAGGTACGGGTGATGTGGCGGTGGGGCGTGGGGTGGTGAGTGCCAGCAGCAACGTCGCGGGTGAGATCACCGTGGGGGCGGGCGGCACGGTGGTGACCCAGCAGAAGTTTGTGCAGAACGTAGAGGAAGGGCGGATCAATCTCTCCGGCGGGACAGTGAAACTCTCCGCGAACCTGGCCGACTTTTCCGACAATCTGGCTCTGGTGCTCAGCACCGCCACGGCCACCAGGTTCGACACCAATGGATTCACCACTGCCATTGATGATGTCATCTCTGGCACGGGGGTAGGCGGCCTGGACAAGCAGGGAACTGGCAACTTGAAACTCAGCGGAGGCAACACCTACACAGGTGGCACCAGGGTCTCTGGCGGCATGCTGACGGCCAATCACGTGAATGCCCTGGGATCGGGCGCGGTTACGATCACCTCAGGGGTCAGTTTGAAGGTGGGAGATGGGGCAGCAGGGCAGCAACTGGTCTTTGGTTCCACCCTGGTGAATGACGGCTCCATCCTCATGGACCTCTTCAGCACCAGCGGCAGCAGCGGTCTTGATACGGCCTCCTCGGACTATCTCACCTTCAACGGGGCCTTCTCAGGTGATCTGGGGAACATCACACTCACCAACCTTTCTGGATCCGAGGCGTTCGCGGTGGGCGCGAAGTTCCACCTGGTGGATTGGTCTGCTGTCACGGCTGGCATCGCAGAGCGCAGTTTTTCATTCAGCTACGACAGCAGTTTCGCGGGTCTGGGCAGCGCGTACACCTTTGACGAGTCCAGTTTCCTCTCCGGCGGCTACATCACGGTGGCTGCCGTGCCAGAGCCCGGCAAGGCCGTCCTGCTTCTTCTGGGCGGGCTGGGTATTCTCCGCCGCCGCAGGCTTCAGAAGCAGGGGGCTTGCTGA
- a CDS encoding glycoside hydrolase family 16 protein produces the protein MSSVVFDPIHESKRNMLVAGWGWALGGVLLVAVAGLSLREEVAQDAQPEHPVSPWALVWRDEFDGQVLDATKWAVRAPGLRESAMISAENVSLDGAGRLLLTTTEKDGVIHTGMIGSQGKFSHTYGRWEARIKFHAMEGHHGSFWLQPERREKDVGNNPHLTGAEIDIIEWFGAGRKDGGAASNVYWPGEAGQHLHDGGPLDLTPVLKDGRNLSDDFHVYAVEWTPDEYVFFIDEHEVFRTRAGVSRQPQYAILSLLCADWEAPRLDRSRLPESMMVDYVRVYRMRTAAVAVGPSPRAGAPSPVANSRYITSRE, from the coding sequence ATGTCTTCAGTTGTCTTTGATCCTATTCACGAATCAAAACGGAACATGCTGGTCGCCGGATGGGGCTGGGCTCTCGGCGGGGTGTTGCTGGTCGCAGTCGCTGGCTTGTCTCTCCGCGAGGAAGTGGCACAGGATGCGCAGCCAGAACATCCCGTTTCACCCTGGGCGCTGGTCTGGCGGGATGAATTCGACGGCCAGGTGCTGGATGCTACGAAGTGGGCCGTGCGTGCCCCTGGTCTGAGGGAGAGCGCCATGATCAGTGCGGAGAATGTCTCCCTGGATGGTGCTGGCCGTCTGCTGCTCACCACGACGGAGAAGGACGGTGTCATTCACACGGGCATGATCGGGTCCCAGGGCAAGTTTTCCCACACGTATGGACGCTGGGAGGCCCGGATCAAGTTTCACGCCATGGAGGGACATCACGGCTCCTTCTGGTTGCAGCCGGAGCGCCGGGAAAAGGATGTGGGAAATAACCCGCATCTCACCGGGGCGGAGATCGACATCATAGAATGGTTCGGCGCGGGTCGCAAAGATGGCGGCGCTGCCTCGAACGTGTACTGGCCCGGGGAGGCCGGTCAGCACCTGCACGATGGCGGCCCGCTTGATCTGACGCCCGTGCTCAAGGATGGCCGCAACCTCAGTGATGACTTTCACGTGTATGCCGTGGAGTGGACGCCGGACGAGTATGTCTTCTTTATTGACGAACATGAGGTCTTCCGCACCCGGGCAGGCGTCTCACGGCAGCCCCAGTACGCCATCCTCAGCCTGCTGTGTGCCGACTGGGAAGCTCCCAGGTTGGATCGCAGCCGTCTGCCGGAGAGCATGATGGTGGACTATGTCAGGGTTTACCGGATGAGGACAGCGGCGGTGGCCGTAGGGCCGTCCCCGCGGGCAGGAGCTCCATCCCCTGTGGCGAATTCTCGCTACATCACGTCCCGAGAATAA
- the vccD gene encoding Verru_Chthon cassette protein D, whose product MPPARTSRPSARHRCGFTLMELLMVMVIISLLLGLVAPVANQVIQSNRLGSAASNLANQINLARMTAIRLNKPVEVRFFSYADAQAPGSAAGYRAAQLWVGSSPFQPMTIFEDGVIIATGTAEASWSSLLNPTYNAGAGADPPPDLKLARAVPGSALKVSTFQFQPDGSTNLGGSGHWSLTLAQESDLAGDALPPNFITLMVDPVNGSVRMLRPD is encoded by the coding sequence ATGCCCCCCGCTCGCACCTCCCGCCCGTCTGCCCGCCACCGTTGCGGTTTCACATTGATGGAACTGCTCATGGTGATGGTGATCATCTCCCTCTTGCTGGGCCTGGTGGCCCCGGTGGCCAATCAGGTCATCCAGAGCAACCGCCTCGGCTCTGCGGCCTCCAACCTCGCCAACCAGATCAACCTTGCGCGGATGACCGCCATCCGGCTCAACAAACCGGTGGAGGTGCGCTTCTTCTCCTATGCGGATGCGCAGGCGCCTGGCTCTGCGGCGGGATACCGGGCTGCCCAGCTATGGGTGGGAAGTTCCCCGTTCCAGCCGATGACCATCTTTGAAGACGGCGTCATTATTGCCACCGGCACTGCGGAGGCCTCGTGGTCCTCGTTGCTGAACCCCACCTACAACGCCGGGGCCGGGGCGGATCCCCCGCCTGATTTAAAACTTGCCCGCGCCGTGCCCGGCTCAGCGCTCAAGGTTTCAACCTTCCAGTTTCAGCCAGACGGCTCCACCAACCTGGGGGGCAGCGGTCACTGGAGCCTGACGCTGGCGCAGGAGTCTGACCTCGCGGGGGATGCCCTGCCGCCCAACTTCATCACCCTGATGGTGGATCCCGTGAACGGCAGCGTGCGCATGCTGCGGCCGGACTGA
- the vccB gene encoding Verru_Chthon cassette protein B: MNPFAPHHHTVADLDADRPSRAWLLRLIAKRPRPQVLSLEASSPASPRSGRGFSLVEVTLAMAIVSFGVLSVVSTMPGGMEMLRNSVNDTVESRIAQEVLAKLQGSDWSDTANLASYDGSLCYFDGQGNELTTLGGSEPGWTVYTARIVVSSTPPALPSPTAAPSDYLRQVRIFITDQPASSADRFTNARKHRQVCTLAAKTSR, from the coding sequence ATGAACCCTTTTGCCCCCCATCATCATACCGTTGCTGATCTGGATGCCGATCGCCCTTCGCGCGCGTGGCTGCTCCGTCTGATCGCCAAACGCCCCCGACCTCAGGTCTTGAGCCTTGAGGCTTCAAGCCCTGCGTCTCCGCGAAGCGGCCGCGGCTTCAGCCTCGTGGAGGTGACCCTCGCCATGGCCATCGTGTCCTTTGGCGTCTTGTCTGTCGTCTCCACCATGCCGGGCGGCATGGAGATGCTGCGCAACTCCGTCAACGACACGGTGGAGTCCCGCATCGCCCAGGAAGTGCTGGCCAAGCTCCAGGGCAGCGACTGGTCGGACACGGCCAATCTCGCCAGCTATGATGGGAGTCTGTGCTACTTCGACGGACAGGGCAATGAACTGACGACCCTGGGCGGATCGGAGCCCGGCTGGACGGTGTACACGGCGAGGATTGTTGTTTCCAGCACCCCGCCGGCGCTGCCGTCCCCGACGGCGGCTCCCAGTGACTACCTCCGGCAGGTGCGCATCTTCATCACCGACCAGCCGGCCTCCAGTGCAGACCGCTTCACCAACGCCCGGAAGCACCGCCAGGTCTGCACCCTGGCGGCCAAAACCAGCCGGTAA